Sequence from the Streptomyces peucetius genome:
GGTGCCGCTGAACGAGCACGATCCGGCCCGGCCCACGAACCCCTACGCCGCATCGAAGTGGGCATGCGAGCAGATACTCGCCGACGTGTGCCGGCTCCGGCCCGAGTTCAGCGTGCTGTCCCTGCGCTATTTCAACCCTGTGGGCGCACATCCCAGCGGCCTGCTCGGCGAGTCCCCCCGTGGCGGCGACGTCAACCTGATGCCTCGCCTGGCCCAGGTCGCCGACGGCGAGCGGAAGGCCGTCACGGTGTACGGCAGCGACTACGCCACCCGGGACGGAACCGGGGTCCGTGACTACATCCATGTCATGGACGTCGCCGAGGCGCACCGGGTGGCGCTGGACCACCTCGACGACGCACCCGGAATGCGGGTGTTCAACCTCGGCGTCGGATCAGGCACTTCGGTCCTGGAACTGCTGGCCGCCTTCGGCGAGGCCTGCGGCAAGGAGATCCCGTACACGGTCGAGGACCGCCGACCGGGCGACGTGAGCGAACTCGTCGCCGATCCCCGCGTCGTCGCACACGAATGGGGCTGGCGCCCGACCCGCAATCTCGCCGCGATGTGCCGGGACGCATGGCGGT
This genomic interval carries:
- the galE gene encoding UDP-glucose 4-epimerase GalE — protein: MPTPSTILITGGAGFIGSHTCVELLDHGYALVVVDDYSNSSPQVFSRVQKVADCYLSAVYRLDLRNRRALSDVFDHHSVDAVVHFAGKKAVGESMRKPIEYYDTNIGGTTALLRAMDEHGVHQMVFSSSCSIYGETDKVPLNEHDPARPTNPYAASKWACEQILADVCRLRPEFSVLSLRYFNPVGAHPSGLLGESPRGGDVNLMPRLAQVADGERKAVTVYGSDYATRDGTGVRDYIHVMDVAEAHRVALDHLDDAPGMRVFNLGVGSGTSVLELLAAFGEACGKEIPYTVEDRRPGDVSELVADPRVVAHEWGWRPTRNLAAMCRDAWRFRQLNPLGYAD